A stretch of DNA from Noviherbaspirillum sedimenti:
TCTTTCTGCGCCCAATATGCGTGCTACCGTACTGGCAATGCTGGTCGTTGCCTTCAACCTGATTTCCTATACCGTGGGGTCGTCGGTGGCAGGATGGGTGAGCGATCGGATGGCTTCGTTTGCGGGAGTGCATTCAATCACCTATGGAATTGCCGCGACAACGATTCTTTCCTTTTGGGGGGCAGGGCACTTTTTCCGGGCATACCAACTGCTACGGCAGCGAGAACCTAAATATCCTGACGTAATTCATTCCAGGTAATGTGCGATAAGCCGCCAGTCTGTTGAAGCCGGTTGGCGGAAATCCTGCAGCCACAATCGGAATTTGGCTTGAACCGATTTCATGGATGAATTTGTCGGCGTTTGATGGACGCGACCTGGAATGTTTTCGAGGTCGTCAGTGCGCCGCACGAACAGCTATATTGGTCGCCTTTAAAGGGGACTGCGCAATACGCCGTTAAGCATGCGCTCGACATAGTCGCGCCAGCGTTGTCGATGGCCTTCTTCCCAAGTCAATTTTCCAGCTGCATTCATCAGCGGCGAGAAATGAAATGGAAAGGTCAGCAGTCCGCTGACCATGACGGCGGCCACTTCGATGTCCAGGTCGGGCCGAAACATGCCCTGGCTTGCTACTGCAGAAAGGTGCTGTCGTACGGCATCGTAAGCCCGCGCTGCCAGCCTGCGCCGATAAGCAACGCGTGCTCGTCTTTCGGTCAAAGCCACTTCGGCCGAAAACAGGGTCAGTACGTCGTTCCAGCTGACATAAATGGCCATCATTTCATTGGCCAGCTGCCGAATCGGATCGCGCTTCTCGCTCTGTATTTTTTGCGAGAGGCGCTTCAGGCGATCCACGACGTTATCAAACATGGCATCAATCAGCGCAAGGAACAAGCCTTCCTTGCCACTAAAGTAATAGTTGATCATGGCGGCGTTGGTACCTGCTTTTGCGGCGATATCCCGTACAGCGACGCGCGAGAAAGACTGACTTTTCAGGCTCTCGCGGGCAGCGGCAAGCAGAGCTTGGTAGACCTGCCCATCGCGGTCGCTCGGCGGCCGACCTCGGCGTCGCCTGACGATGCTGTCGACATCTTTTTCGCTGATTAAGTCCGGCTTGGACATTGCCATGTTGACGGCTTGCATTGCGTTCCCTTAGTTCACCACAAAAATACAGAGACTCTGGCACCAAGAAAAGAGCGCGCGATCTCGGATTTCTGCGCGCCACAAAGTCGGAGTGATTAAAAGAATTTCTGTTTAATTTTACTCCTTGCAATTGGCTCCATTTCGCGACTAAAATCATTGCATGCAAAAGAACATAGTAACCTAAGATGTCTTATATATCTTATTTTCATAAAATCAGAGTGTAGTTTTTAAAAGAGGAGTTCCGGATGCAAGCAGCCAAAATCATTCCCCCACTGACCGAAAAGCCTGCGCATGTCCCGGCTGAATTGGTGCGTGACGTCGACATCTTCAATTTGCCTGGGGCGCGTGAAGACGTACATTTGGCGTGGAAGCGTATTCAGATGGAGATGCCGCGCATATTCTGGACGCCACGCAATGGCGGGCTATGGATGCTCACCCGTGCTGCCGACGTTCTGGAGTATCAGAAAGACCACGAAACCTTTTCATTAAAGGGTGCCCTGGTGCCGAACCATCCACGTCCCTTTCCCGCGCCGCCTATCGACGTGGAGGATGCGGAACATGCCCCGTGGCGTCTTCTGCTCTCGCCGGCCTTTTCGCCCAAGAAGGTTGCAGAGGCCGAGGCGATGGTGCGCAAAGTCACAATTGAAGCAATCGAGGGCTTTAATGCACGTGGCGAATGTGAGTTCGTGAGGGAGTTTACGCGCATTCTGCCCATCGTCGTTTTCCTGACCATGATGGGTCTGCCTCCCGAAGACAAAGAGGAATTGCTGCCGCTGGCCGACGTGATCGTGACATCGTCGACACCGGAAAAGCTGACCGAGGCGCGCATGGCGCTCATGGCTTACATCCAGAAGCAAGTCAACGAACGCAAGATCAACCCCAAGGACGATCTGATCACGCAGATCATGAATGCCAAAATCAAAGGGGAGCCGATTGAAGAGCGTTATGCGGTGGGTATGCTTACGCTCGCACTTAGCGGTGGGCTCGATACAGTCAAGAACATGTTGGGATTTTGCTGCCTGTTCCTGGCCACCCATCCAGATCATGTGCGCCAACTGCGTGAAAACCCCGATCTGATTCCCAACGCGGTAGAAGAGTTGTTCCGCCGCCATGGCGTGTCGAACACTGCCCGCCTGGTGCGCAAGGATTGTGAGTTTGCTGGTGTCCACCTCAAGAAGGGCGACCAGATCCAGGGCGTCTCATCGATGGTGGGCCTGGATGATGAGACGGTACCGGATCCGATGACCGTGGACTTTAATCGCCCGATGCCGATTCCGCACGCAACCTTTGGCAACGGACCGCACCGTTGCCCTGGTTCTATCCTTGCCAAACGCGAGGTGGTGGTTTGGCTGCAGGAGTGGTTGCCGCGTATTCCTGAGTTTCGCGTCAAGCCAGGCACCGTGCCACGCCAGAACGCCGGCATGGTCAACAATGTCGCCGAGCTCTGGCTATCGTGGGATGCTGCCAAGACGGCTTAATCTCGGGAAAAAACCGGACGCAATCCACCTCAATTAATGCATTGATCTTGGAGTTATGAATCGTATGACATCTACTCACGCCGCCCGTCCCCCGCTCGAAGGCATTCGGGTTCTGGACCTGTCTTTTTTTACTCCCGGCCCCTTTGCATCGCAAATCCTTGCCGATCTTGGTGCAACCATCATCAAGGTGGAGGCGCCGCCGGAGGGAGATCGTGAGCGGTACATCATGCCTTCTTATTTCAAGGCATACAACCGCGGCAAGTATAGCGTGGTGCTGAACCTGAAAGATCCGGCAGATCTGGCCAAATGCCTTGAGCTGGCTAAAGAAGCGCATGTCGTTATTGAAGGCTTCCGTCCTGGCGTCGTCGAGCGGTTGGGGGTTGACTTCGAAACGATTGCCAAGCTGAACCCTGAAATCATCTATGCCTCCATCAGCGCCTACGGCAGCAAGGGGAAATACGCCCAAGCGCGGGCGCATGACCCCGAGATTCAGGCCATGACGGGGCAGTTACATTATGCCAAGGACGCAAGCGGCAAGCCCTACTACAACTTCGCATACCCGACATCCGATTACGCGGCTGCCATGTATGCAGTGATCGGGATCCTGTCCTGGGTGCACAAGCCCAACCATGGTCCGGTTCATGTCGAGGCGCCGATGGCTGCGGCTGCCCTTGCCTGGATGTACCCACAGTACCTCAACGCAATCGAAGATGGCAATCGGGACTTTGCCGACAACAACCTCTGGCGCGGCAGCTATCGCACCTCGGATAACCGTTACATCACGCTTACCCCGGCGGAAGGCTTGGTTGAGCTGGCCAAGGTGCTGGGTGTGGAAGGCATCACTGGGCGCAGCAAGGAAGAGATGGGACGGATTGCCGACGCCATCGCGCTACGCCATTCCGAGGAAGTGGTGCCCTTGCTGTTGAAGGCGGGAGTTCCCGTGGGGCTGGTGCAGACCGCCGATGAAGCCATTGCAGACCCCGGCCTGCTGTCGCTCGGCATGCTGGAGTTTGCGCCGGATAACATGACCTGCGGCTCCCCCATTCTGGGCATGCCGACGCTGCATTTGCGCGATGTTCCGCAGCTCGACGGCCACGGCGTCCAAATACGTACTGGCGGATGGTCCGCAATTGAGAAAAACCAGGAGACAACAAAATGAGTGAAAAACCGAAATTGGGGCAAGAACCTGCGCGTCTGAAGGTCATTGACTTGGGAACGATGGTGGCGGGGCCCTTTGCTGCAACACTAATGGGTGATTTTGGTGCCGACGTGCTCAAGATCGAGCGGCCTGATGGCAAGGGCGACCGCATGCGCATGAATTCCGACTATTGGCCGGTGGAAGGGCGCAACAAACGCTCGATCACCCTCGACCTGCGCATCGAGGAAGGCAAGGCCATTTTGCGTAAGCTGGTGGCATGGGCAGATGTGCTGGTGGAAAATTTCAAACCCGGCACCATGGCGAAATGGGGCTTGGGTTACGAACAATTGTCCGCCATTAACCCGCGCCTGGTGATGGTCAGTGTATCTGGCTTCGGGCAGACCGGGCCAAACAGTCCCCGTCCCGGTTACGACCACGTGGGTGCCGCCATGGGAGGCATGTGGTACGTGACAGGTTATCCCGACCGGCCGCCGGTACTGCCAGGACTGCCGATTGTCGATTACTTTACCGGCACATTCGCCGCGCTGGGTGCGCTGGAGGCGATTCGCCGCCGCGATGCGCCTGGCGGCACCGGTAAGGGTGAATGGGTAGAGTTGGGCTTGTACGAATCCATGATCCGCATTGCAGGCTCCAATTTCATCCGCAATTCGCGCGATGGCCACGTCAGTCAGCGCGTGGGCAGCATGCCATTGGACGACCAACCGCCCAAGGGCTTGCAGCATGGCTTGGCGTATGAAACCCGCGATGGCCGCTGGCTATCGATGTTCCCAGTCACGGACCAGCAGTGGGGCTTGTTGGGCAGTGTCATTCCGGAGGTCTGCGCGCCGAAATATTCCATCGAGGTGATTCACAAGAATCCGCATGCAGCCGATTCAGTTGTCCGTAAATGGGTCAAGGAACGCGATTACGACGAGGTGATGGACGCCTTCATCAAGGGAGGTTTGCCTGCCGCCCCGATTTACAGTACTGCCGATATCGTTGCTGATCCCCATGTCAACGCGCGCGGCAACCTGGTGGAAGCCACCGATCTGGATGGAAATCGCGTACGCATGCAAGGTGTCATTCCCCGCTTGGTCAGCAATCCGGGCGAGGTGCGCTGGGCCGGCGAAAAACTGGGCGGCTCCAACCAGGCCGTCTATGAAGAGCTGCTGGGTCTGTCCAAAGAGGAACTGGATCAATTGAGAGAGCTGAACGCCATTTGACCTATGTGGCGTAACAGGAGCGATGCCTTGTGCCTACGCTCTGCGAGCGTAAGCTGCGGTGCGCTCCTGTGCGCAAAATGTGCGTGATACGCCACCGACATGGTGCGGACGTAGTTGCCCATGCCTTTTTGCTTTTGAAATGACGATGAACGGAGACTCCTGAGTGACTACTATTTCATTGCACGGACGGACATCATTGATCACGGGAGGCGGTCGAGGGATTGGTGCAGAGATTGCGCGGGCTTTTGCCGCGGCTGGCGCTAATCTTGTCCTGATAGGGCGCTCAGCCGATCAGTTGGCGTCAGTGGCAGCCCAAGCGCAGGAGCTCGGTGTTTCGGCGCGCGTAATCACTGCCGACCTTTCGCAAAGAAAGGATCTTGACAAAGTGATTGCAGAGGCAGGTGCGATCGATATTTTGGTAAACAATGCGTCTGTGAAGCAGCGTTACCTCCACTGCACCGATTGGCCTGAGGATTATTTACGAGAAGCATTTGAAGTTGGTTTCTGGGCGCCGGCAATTCTTATGCGAGAGATTGGCAAAAGCATGGCCGCGCGCAAAAGCGGCGTGATACTGAATATCTCAAGTACTGCAGGCGTAAGGACAGCGCCCCATCTTGGCCATTATTCTGCCTTCAAGGCTGCTATCGATATGGTGACCCGCGCGACAGCGATTGAGCTTGCGCGTTTTGGCGTTCGTGCCCTTAGTATTGCCCCTGGCGGTATCGACACCGGGCATCATGGACTGGCCGACAGCGGTGCGCTTTGCGCGCCAGTTGGGCGCATCGGATTGGTGACAGACGTGGCACAGCTCGCAACCTTTCTCGCCTCAGATGCTGCGAGTTTCATGACTGGTCATGTGATTCCCTGTGATGGTGGTCTATCGGCGGGCGAATTCACCAGACATGCTCCGCCTTATCTTTCGCGAGTGGAGTAAGTGGAGTAGTTGCGCTGGCGTTATTCCTGAATATTGAAGCAGGAAGATTGGTCAGATCGTGCGTTACATTTAAGGAGACAAGTATGGGAATGCTGGAAGGACAAACTGTTTTTTTGTCTGGTGTCGGTGAAGGATTGGGCCGCGATGCGGCGCTGCTGTTCGCACGCGAAGGGGCCGATCTGGTCATCACGGCCCGCCGGCCGGATATCATCGAGTCCATTGCTGCCGAGGTGCGGCAGTTGGGCCGCAAGTGCTTGCCTGTGGTGTGTGACATTACCAAGCTCGATGATTGCGAGCGGTCGACTCACGCAGCCATTGAGCGGTTCGGCAAGATTGACACCCTGGTCAACATTGCCTACGTCACGGACTGGCCTAAGCGCCTCACTTTGCTCGAATCCGAGCCGGATCTTTCCAACTACCGCGGGTGTTTTGAAGTAAACGTCTTTGCCACGCTGCAGATGACCCGCCTGGTAGCCAAGCACATGGTCGAGCGGCGTGCGGGGCGCATCGTGATGATCAACACCATGACGGCAGAGAAAGTTTATCCGGGCAGCGAGGGTTATTCGGGATCTAAAATTGCCCTGCAACGCATGACCCGTGCTGTGGCAATGGAGCTTGGCGAATACGGCATCCGGGTCAATTCGATGCACCCAGGCTTCATGTGGGGGCCACAGGTCGAAAAAGTCATGAATCTACGAGCGATCCAGAACGGCACGACACCTGAGCAAGAGCTCAAGAAAGTGACGGATCAGGCGGCCCTGCGCTACGTTCCGCCTACCGAGGAATATGCACGCACGCTGCTGTTCTTTGCCAGCAGCCTGTCGGACGCGGTCACCGGGCAATCCCTGCACGTGAATGGCGGACTGTATTTCCATTGATTTCACAAGTGCTTTCTTGGAGATAAAACCATGCTTTACCTTTGGACAAAAGTAATTGGAGCTCCGTATGAAGATTGAATCTGGTCAAGTAGCTGTAATTACAGGCGCAGCTTCTGGAATTGGACTTGCGATGGCCCGGGCTTTCGGTGGTCGGGGCCTGAAATTGGCCATGGCGGACGTCGACGAAAAACGACTTGCTCACGAAGTGGAAACATTGAGAGTTGCAGGGATTGAGGCGAAGGCCTTTGCCTGCGATGTGTCCTTGCCTGCCGAACTCGAGAAACTCAAAGATGGCACGCTTGCAGAATTTGGGCGTTTCGACATTGTCTGCAACAACGCCGGTGTGATCTTGCCTTTCAGTCCCTTATGGGAAGTTTCAACGTCGGATTGGGAGTGGATTCTCGATATCAACCTGAGAGGCATTTTCAATGGCATCCGAACTTTTGTCCCTCATCTGGTACAGCAAGGGAGCGGCCATATTGTCAATACCGCATCGATGGCGGGAGTCACGATGATACCGGGAAATGGTGCCTACAATGCGACTAAGCATGCTGCGGTCTCTCTTACCGAAACCCTGGCGGCTGACTTGTCGGAGGCTGGAAGCGCGGTTGGTGCGACCGTTTTATGCTGCGGATTGGTCAGCACACGGATTCGAGAGTCGGTACTCAAACGCAGCGCTCCCGCGCCAATTAATATGGAGGCAATTGTCAATCCCATTGCCAAATCCTTCATCTCTTTACCGCCCGACGATGTGGCTGACATGGTATTGGACGCCATAGAAAAACGTCGTTTATATCTGTTCACCAATCCCGGATCGGAAGAAAGAATTCGCAACCGGATAGACCGCTTGCTGAGCGACCTTCACTAAACCTCCACCTAGATCCGCCCTCAATAATCTAAACGAATCATTGGCGCCGGCATGAATTCATCAACCCGGCGCACCCATACTGTAGTGTTGCTGGCGGATCAAAAGCAAGGCCAGTGCCGCACGACGTTAATTGACATTCAATGTGGATGCGCCTATAGTGAATTACTACGTACACTTAGGTAACTATGAACTCAACTCCACTCAATGATGAGGCGGCTGATAAGGACGTCGGTCGATCCACCGACCAGGCGCCCATTTGGAATTCTATTGCGTCCGAAATTTTGGATTCTTTAGTGAACAGTGAAACATCTGCGGTTCAGGTTCCTAAGTTGTCTCACGTTTTAGCAGAGCGATTGCGTGGACAAATCATCAGTGGAAAGTTGCGAGTCGGGCAAAACCTCCCTGCAGAGAGTGAATTGCTAAATGTTTTCAAGGTATCACGTCCGACATTGCGTGAAGCGTTAAGAATTCTTGAGGCGGAAGGATTGGTGAGTGTGGGGCGGGGAACTCGTTCAGGCGCCGAAATCCGCATGCCGACTGTGGAGCGTGCTACTCAGTATGCCGCCATGGTTCTTGCTAGCGGCGGTGCGACCATGCTTGAAATCCATCTTGCTCGGATGCTGCTCGAGCCTCCGTTGACCATGTTGCTTGTCGGGGAAGAGAACAGATCTGTTGTTGATCAACTTCGAGAATGTGTGAGCCGGCAGGAGCAGGCTTTGCATAAAAAAAAGTATCAGGATGCGTTAGCTTTGATCAACCGATTTCATGAAGTACTGATATGTGGTTCAGGTAACATGGTATTGACGCTACTGGTAGGCATGCTGCATCTACTTTCTCAGTCGACGTCTTCTTTTCTGGTTGAAGGTAGCACCGATGAAAAGGCGAATCTTCATTCGAATATGGCCAAGACGATCTCAGCGTACAAGCGTCTGGTCGATTTGCTCGAGGCAGGTGATGGGGCGGCAGCCGAAAAGTTCTGGTCTAACTATATGCAACGTGCGCTGACTTTCCTGGAACGTACTGGGCTGGGGGCGCAGCGTTTGCGATATCAGTCCGTTGGTTCATGACCTTTCCCGTCATCGCCAATCCAATCAATCCATCGCCGCTACTCTCTAATTAAATCGTTGCTATGGTTGGCGATTGGACGAAATTCGCGTAGGCAGCGTTGGATGTTTAATACTGGTTCATCATTTATTCTTCATTGAATTTTATTCGGGGTTATGCATGTCTAAATCTTTGGCAGGAATCAAGGTGTTGGATATGGGGCGGATTGTCTCGGCGCCCTGGGGAGCACAAGTGCTTGGCGATCTGGGTGCCGACGTCATCAAGGTCGAGCGCCCGGGGCGCGGAGATGACTTGCGCACGTATGGCCCCTCGTTTGCACGTGACGCAGCCGGAAATGACACTGCGGAGTCGGGCAACTATCTTTGCTCGAATCGTAACAAGCGCTCGATTACAGTTGATTTGTCAAAACCCGAAGGCGCAGATGTCATACGTGATCTCGCCAGTAAAGTCGATGTATTGATTGAAAACTACAAGGTGGGCGATCTTGCTCGCTACGGACTTGACTACAAAAGCTTGTCCGCGATAAACCCGAATTTGGTCTACTGTTCAATCACGGGATTCGGGCAAACCGGTCCATACGCGAATCGCCCTGGCCTGGATGCCGTCTTTCAGGGTTTGAGTGGCCTTATGGCCGTCACTGGCGAACCAACCGGGATGCCACAACGTGTTGGCACCTATCTGATTGATGAAATGTCGGGGTTGTATGCAACAATCGCGATTCTCGCTGCGCTGCGTCATCGCGATGCGGGGGGA
This window harbors:
- a CDS encoding CaiB/BaiF CoA transferase family protein, with the translated sequence MNRMTSTHAARPPLEGIRVLDLSFFTPGPFASQILADLGATIIKVEAPPEGDRERYIMPSYFKAYNRGKYSVVLNLKDPADLAKCLELAKEAHVVIEGFRPGVVERLGVDFETIAKLNPEIIYASISAYGSKGKYAQARAHDPEIQAMTGQLHYAKDASGKPYYNFAYPTSDYAAAMYAVIGILSWVHKPNHGPVHVEAPMAAAALAWMYPQYLNAIEDGNRDFADNNLWRGSYRTSDNRYITLTPAEGLVELAKVLGVEGITGRSKEEMGRIADAIALRHSEEVVPLLLKAGVPVGLVQTADEAIADPGLLSLGMLEFAPDNMTCGSPILGMPTLHLRDVPQLDGHGVQIRTGGWSAIEKNQETTK
- a CDS encoding SDR family NAD(P)-dependent oxidoreductase, yielding MTTISLHGRTSLITGGGRGIGAEIARAFAAAGANLVLIGRSADQLASVAAQAQELGVSARVITADLSQRKDLDKVIAEAGAIDILVNNASVKQRYLHCTDWPEDYLREAFEVGFWAPAILMREIGKSMAARKSGVILNISSTAGVRTAPHLGHYSAFKAAIDMVTRATAIELARFGVRALSIAPGGIDTGHHGLADSGALCAPVGRIGLVTDVAQLATFLASDAASFMTGHVIPCDGGLSAGEFTRHAPPYLSRVE
- a CDS encoding CaiB/BaiF CoA transferase family protein, with the translated sequence MSEKPKLGQEPARLKVIDLGTMVAGPFAATLMGDFGADVLKIERPDGKGDRMRMNSDYWPVEGRNKRSITLDLRIEEGKAILRKLVAWADVLVENFKPGTMAKWGLGYEQLSAINPRLVMVSVSGFGQTGPNSPRPGYDHVGAAMGGMWYVTGYPDRPPVLPGLPIVDYFTGTFAALGALEAIRRRDAPGGTGKGEWVELGLYESMIRIAGSNFIRNSRDGHVSQRVGSMPLDDQPPKGLQHGLAYETRDGRWLSMFPVTDQQWGLLGSVIPEVCAPKYSIEVIHKNPHAADSVVRKWVKERDYDEVMDAFIKGGLPAAPIYSTADIVADPHVNARGNLVEATDLDGNRVRMQGVIPRLVSNPGEVRWAGEKLGGSNQAVYEELLGLSKEELDQLRELNAI
- a CDS encoding SDR family oxidoreductase; the encoded protein is MGMLEGQTVFLSGVGEGLGRDAALLFAREGADLVITARRPDIIESIAAEVRQLGRKCLPVVCDITKLDDCERSTHAAIERFGKIDTLVNIAYVTDWPKRLTLLESEPDLSNYRGCFEVNVFATLQMTRLVAKHMVERRAGRIVMINTMTAEKVYPGSEGYSGSKIALQRMTRAVAMELGEYGIRVNSMHPGFMWGPQVEKVMNLRAIQNGTTPEQELKKVTDQAALRYVPPTEEYARTLLFFASSLSDAVTGQSLHVNGGLYFH
- a CDS encoding TetR/AcrR family transcriptional regulator: MQAVNMAMSKPDLISEKDVDSIVRRRRGRPPSDRDGQVYQALLAAARESLKSQSFSRVAVRDIAAKAGTNAAMINYYFSGKEGLFLALIDAMFDNVVDRLKRLSQKIQSEKRDPIRQLANEMMAIYVSWNDVLTLFSAEVALTERRARVAYRRRLAARAYDAVRQHLSAVASQGMFRPDLDIEVAAVMVSGLLTFPFHFSPLMNAAGKLTWEEGHRQRWRDYVERMLNGVLRSPL
- a CDS encoding FadR/GntR family transcriptional regulator codes for the protein MNSTPLNDEAADKDVGRSTDQAPIWNSIASEILDSLVNSETSAVQVPKLSHVLAERLRGQIISGKLRVGQNLPAESELLNVFKVSRPTLREALRILEAEGLVSVGRGTRSGAEIRMPTVERATQYAAMVLASGGATMLEIHLARMLLEPPLTMLLVGEENRSVVDQLRECVSRQEQALHKKKYQDALALINRFHEVLICGSGNMVLTLLVGMLHLLSQSTSSFLVEGSTDEKANLHSNMAKTISAYKRLVDLLEAGDGAAAEKFWSNYMQRALTFLERTGLGAQRLRYQSVGS
- a CDS encoding cytochrome P450, whose amino-acid sequence is MQAAKIIPPLTEKPAHVPAELVRDVDIFNLPGAREDVHLAWKRIQMEMPRIFWTPRNGGLWMLTRAADVLEYQKDHETFSLKGALVPNHPRPFPAPPIDVEDAEHAPWRLLLSPAFSPKKVAEAEAMVRKVTIEAIEGFNARGECEFVREFTRILPIVVFLTMMGLPPEDKEELLPLADVIVTSSTPEKLTEARMALMAYIQKQVNERKINPKDDLITQIMNAKIKGEPIEERYAVGMLTLALSGGLDTVKNMLGFCCLFLATHPDHVRQLRENPDLIPNAVEELFRRHGVSNTARLVRKDCEFAGVHLKKGDQIQGVSSMVGLDDETVPDPMTVDFNRPMPIPHATFGNGPHRCPGSILAKREVVVWLQEWLPRIPEFRVKPGTVPRQNAGMVNNVAELWLSWDAAKTA
- a CDS encoding SDR family NAD(P)-dependent oxidoreductase, with product MKIESGQVAVITGAASGIGLAMARAFGGRGLKLAMADVDEKRLAHEVETLRVAGIEAKAFACDVSLPAELEKLKDGTLAEFGRFDIVCNNAGVILPFSPLWEVSTSDWEWILDINLRGIFNGIRTFVPHLVQQGSGHIVNTASMAGVTMIPGNGAYNATKHAAVSLTETLAADLSEAGSAVGATVLCCGLVSTRIRESVLKRSAPAPINMEAIVNPIAKSFISLPPDDVADMVLDAIEKRRLYLFTNPGSEERIRNRIDRLLSDLH